From Chloracidobacterium sp. N, the proteins below share one genomic window:
- a CDS encoding NAD(P)/FAD-dependent oxidoreductase has translation MEDRSDRFLIIGAGPTGLVVARALKQAGVPYEQVEADEDVGGNWRHGVYTTAHIISSRRTTSFPEYPMPAHYPDFPSRAQMLAYLSDYARHFGLREHIQFRREVTAATPLEDWSWQVRLAGGEERRYKGVIVCNGHHWDRRFPTYPGTFTGEWWHSKDYRHPEQLVGKRVLVIGGGNSACDIASEAARVSVCSHLSLRRGYWFLPKTMFGIPTVEIMRGWIPVPAQRLLLRVLLRIIVGKYTQYGLPEPDHRIFERHPTVNSELLHYLKHGRIRPRPDIARLEGRQVHFVDGTADEYDLVICATGFHLSFPFLPPGLVEVKGSTAQLYAGVIPPRTRNLYVFGTTQPRYGFGPLASPAADLLAQFIQLQDSMTLPLSVVLEMGGEKLPTTHLVDPHAALRRMKLARYFLPLLARRERRLRTSPRARAITLWTPARTA, from the coding sequence ATGGAAGACCGTTCCGACCGTTTCCTCATCATCGGCGCCGGCCCGACGGGGCTGGTTGTGGCGCGCGCGCTTAAGCAGGCAGGTGTTCCCTACGAGCAGGTCGAAGCCGACGAGGACGTGGGCGGCAACTGGCGGCATGGCGTCTATACCACGGCCCACATCATTTCTTCCCGGCGGACGACGTCCTTCCCGGAGTACCCCATGCCGGCGCACTATCCCGATTTCCCCAGTCGCGCGCAGATGCTGGCCTACCTGAGTGACTATGCGCGTCATTTCGGGCTGCGCGAACACATCCAGTTCCGGCGGGAAGTAACCGCAGCCACGCCCCTGGAAGACTGGTCGTGGCAGGTTCGGCTGGCCGGCGGTGAGGAACGCCGCTACAAAGGCGTCATCGTCTGCAACGGCCACCACTGGGACCGGCGTTTCCCAACCTATCCGGGGACGTTTACGGGTGAGTGGTGGCATTCCAAGGACTACCGCCACCCGGAGCAGCTTGTCGGCAAGCGGGTGCTCGTCATCGGGGGCGGGAACTCCGCCTGCGACATTGCCTCCGAAGCGGCCCGCGTCAGCGTCTGTAGCCACCTCAGCCTGCGCCGGGGCTACTGGTTCCTGCCCAAGACGATGTTTGGCATCCCCACGGTTGAGATCATGCGCGGCTGGATACCGGTGCCGGCACAGCGTCTGCTGCTGCGCGTGCTGCTGCGGATTATCGTGGGCAAATACACCCAGTATGGCCTGCCCGAACCCGATCACCGCATCTTTGAGCGGCATCCGACGGTCAACTCCGAACTGCTGCACTACCTCAAGCACGGGCGCATCCGTCCACGCCCGGACATTGCCCGGCTGGAAGGACGACAGGTGCATTTCGTGGATGGCACGGCGGATGAGTACGACCTGGTGATTTGCGCCACTGGCTTTCACCTGAGTTTTCCGTTTCTGCCGCCCGGACTCGTCGAGGTCAAGGGCAGCACGGCGCAGCTTTACGCCGGGGTCATCCCGCCCCGGACCCGCAACCTGTACGTGTTCGGCACAACCCAGCCCCGCTATGGCTTCGGCCCGCTGGCCAGTCCGGCCGCCGATCTGTTGGCTCAGTTCATTCAGCTTCAGGACAGCATGACGCTGCCGTTGAGTGTCGTGCTGGAAATGGGCGGGGAGAAACTCCCGACGACACACCTCGTGGACCCGCATGCGGCCCTGCGGCGGATGAAGCTCGCGCGTTATTTCCTGCCGTTGCTGGCCCGCCGGGAGCGGCGGCTGCGTACTTCACCCCGGGCGCGTGCCATCACGCTGTGGACGCCGGCGCGCACGGCCTGA
- a CDS encoding carboxypeptidase-like regulatory domain-containing protein: MLLCHLRRGLIGLCLGASSLITPSLLFPATTFAQSQVNAADLRGTVSDDSGKVIAGAKVMARDERTGFTREATTNDVGVYQFIALPPGSYEITVESPGFARAINRNVILTIGAAAQLDFTLRVGETTEEVVVTADTQVIEGSRTSVAETINQRAINNLPTSSRSYVGFTLLTSTTTRDNQPKLGVAPTSGLNFGGQRARANNVSIDGADATDSATNGVRATVSQEAVQEFQILTNSFAPEFGRASSAVINIVSKGGGNELRGNVFAFLRDQAFSANNAFAGVREYPETRFQGGFTLGGPIVKDKTFFFLSFETQNLNGTGFNVTGRNGFGFTTFTPPALLASSPNLGLSNLPAGIFVPIGGQVAQVTPQQAAFLNAAFNSLSQATGIPLSTPFTALPAAAQLALLNNATFQALNTYYFLAREGSSVGLTGRQTNGQAIFPTLAALGITNPGVNSPVPLGTSAFRPMTTLLGNYTVRERTFLPALRIDHRFSDIHQFFVRVSVTPSTVRGIPSNGQNQPTALNEFTRTGFQGTRDVALVAQNLATISPTLINESRFQFSRRGVDYGPQGPTVGVEVPGIASFGREPFSPARRVEKRWQVTNNLTKIAGNHTLKFGADFNLLLYNALFEVNFGGVYAFPPNQLFPAAQGFPAFSGVQSYGLGLPESYVQNVGNPNSNFNNPVLGVFAQDSWKIRPNFTFNYGVRYDVQYTKQIQAVRPEPFTGPGNVGVINMPNLFAAGEEIVGIQQGIPRDYNNIAPRVAFAWDPFNNGKTVVRAAYGLFYGTPLAGLIFLSDVVDGAQSPFLVFPGLLGGGALFRNERVNIPVPPLPGYQVGQQRYNPLDPGFEIFNGGPIRSLLFSPITSQTLHLNRGFEFDYTQQGNLSIERQLGRTITVNATYSYIRGLQLVRPRNVNQQNLALLQANAQAQTNPIVVGGQTVGFFGTGPLAGLYNPLPNSLGPGLSGLPAQVAPIGRFLFNDFRRTGPNLLYTAATLNIPVAQAQQLLAALTNRFNLPRLQGAPFVPFGSAKNYESSGSSIYHALTLSVNKRFSNNFQFLASYTWSHAIDDSTDVQTLQEPQDNSNPRLDRSNSNFDQRHRFIFSAVVTSPFKRNEGAGRYLLADWTFAPIVEAGAGRPYTLLIGVDQTQVNSSSTARPNFVTSCPPGTAGLTCFPSPRGNGFLTLPPDSRLPQNFGLPVSAFLGNVGRNAFTGPNFISVDFRLARKFYFSRDADATARNLEFIFEMFNALNRVNITEINPNYQLSGAPTLAAPPRQIQFALKFNF, from the coding sequence ATGCTGCTGTGTCATCTGCGCCGCGGGCTGATTGGCTTATGTCTTGGCGCAAGTTCGCTGATTACGCCTTCGTTGCTTTTCCCGGCGACGACGTTTGCCCAATCACAGGTCAACGCTGCCGACTTGCGTGGAACGGTCAGTGATGACAGCGGCAAGGTCATTGCCGGGGCCAAGGTGATGGCGCGCGACGAGCGCACCGGCTTTACCCGTGAGGCCACGACCAATGATGTCGGCGTCTATCAGTTCATTGCCCTGCCGCCGGGGTCGTATGAAATCACGGTCGAATCGCCCGGCTTCGCCCGGGCCATCAACCGCAATGTCATCCTCACCATCGGTGCGGCCGCGCAGCTCGACTTTACCCTGCGCGTGGGCGAGACCACGGAAGAAGTCGTGGTGACGGCCGATACGCAGGTCATCGAAGGTTCGCGCACCTCCGTGGCGGAAACCATCAACCAGCGCGCCATCAACAACCTGCCGACGAGCAGCCGCAGCTACGTCGGGTTTACGCTGCTGACCTCGACCACGACGCGCGACAACCAGCCCAAGCTGGGCGTGGCCCCGACCTCCGGGTTGAACTTCGGTGGGCAGCGCGCCCGCGCCAACAATGTCTCCATTGACGGCGCAGACGCCACGGATTCGGCCACCAACGGGGTGCGGGCAACAGTTTCGCAGGAAGCCGTCCAGGAGTTCCAGATTCTGACCAACAGCTTTGCGCCGGAGTTCGGACGGGCGTCATCGGCCGTCATCAACATCGTCTCCAAGGGCGGCGGCAACGAACTGCGCGGCAACGTCTTTGCCTTCCTCCGTGACCAGGCATTTTCAGCCAACAATGCCTTTGCCGGCGTGCGGGAATACCCGGAAACCCGGTTCCAGGGCGGCTTTACCCTGGGCGGGCCCATCGTCAAGGACAAGACGTTTTTCTTCCTGTCCTTTGAAACCCAGAACCTCAACGGCACGGGTTTCAACGTCACCGGGCGCAATGGCTTTGGCTTCACGACGTTTACGCCGCCGGCCCTGCTGGCCAGCTCCCCCAACCTGGGATTATCCAATCTCCCGGCCGGGATTTTCGTTCCCATCGGCGGACAGGTTGCCCAGGTCACCCCACAGCAGGCAGCTTTCCTGAACGCGGCGTTCAACAGTTTATCCCAGGCCACGGGTATCCCGCTGAGCACCCCCTTCACGGCCTTGCCGGCCGCTGCCCAGTTGGCACTGCTCAACAACGCGACCTTTCAGGCACTCAACACCTACTACTTTCTGGCGCGGGAGGGCTCCAGCGTCGGTCTGACCGGACGCCAGACCAACGGCCAGGCCATCTTCCCAACGCTGGCGGCGCTGGGCATCACCAATCCCGGCGTCAACTCCCCGGTTCCGCTGGGCACTAGCGCGTTCCGTCCGATGACCACATTGCTGGGGAACTACACGGTGCGCGAGCGCACCTTCCTGCCGGCGCTGCGCATTGACCATCGCTTCAGCGACATCCACCAGTTCTTTGTCCGGGTCAGTGTCACCCCCTCGACGGTACGGGGCATCCCCTCCAACGGGCAGAACCAGCCCACGGCGCTCAACGAATTCACCCGTACGGGCTTCCAGGGCACCCGCGACGTGGCCCTCGTTGCCCAGAATCTGGCCACCATCAGCCCGACCCTCATCAATGAATCGCGCTTCCAGTTTTCACGCCGGGGCGTGGATTACGGGCCGCAGGGGCCGACCGTGGGCGTGGAAGTCCCCGGTATCGCTTCCTTTGGACGTGAGCCGTTCTCACCTGCCCGGCGCGTGGAAAAACGCTGGCAGGTGACAAACAACCTCACCAAGATTGCCGGCAACCATACCCTGAAGTTCGGCGCCGACTTCAACCTTCTGCTCTACAACGCCCTGTTTGAGGTCAACTTCGGCGGCGTCTATGCCTTTCCACCAAATCAGCTTTTCCCGGCCGCCCAGGGCTTCCCGGCCTTCAGCGGAGTGCAGTCCTACGGGCTGGGACTGCCGGAGTCTTATGTGCAGAACGTCGGCAATCCGAACAGCAACTTCAACAATCCGGTGCTCGGCGTCTTTGCCCAGGATAGCTGGAAGATTCGCCCGAACTTCACTTTCAACTATGGCGTGCGGTACGACGTGCAGTACACCAAGCAGATTCAGGCCGTCCGTCCCGAACCATTCACCGGCCCCGGCAATGTCGGCGTCATCAACATGCCCAACCTGTTTGCCGCCGGGGAGGAAATCGTCGGCATCCAGCAGGGTATTCCGCGTGACTACAACAACATTGCGCCGCGCGTCGCCTTTGCCTGGGACCCATTCAATAACGGCAAGACGGTTGTTCGCGCCGCCTATGGGCTGTTTTACGGCACGCCCCTGGCAGGGCTGATCTTCCTCTCGGACGTGGTGGACGGGGCGCAGTCGCCGTTCCTCGTCTTTCCGGGCCTGCTTGGTGGCGGGGCCCTGTTCCGCAACGAGCGGGTCAACATCCCCGTTCCGCCCCTGCCCGGCTACCAGGTTGGGCAGCAGCGGTACAACCCGCTCGATCCGGGCTTCGAGATTTTCAACGGCGGCCCCATCCGGTCGCTGCTGTTTTCGCCCATCACCTCCCAGACCCTGCACCTGAACCGGGGCTTCGAGTTTGACTACACCCAACAAGGCAACCTCTCCATCGAGCGGCAACTCGGACGGACGATTACGGTCAATGCCACGTACAGCTACATTCGCGGGCTGCAACTGGTGCGCCCGCGCAACGTCAACCAGCAGAACCTGGCGCTGCTTCAGGCCAACGCTCAGGCGCAAACCAACCCGATTGTCGTTGGCGGGCAGACGGTCGGCTTTTTCGGCACAGGGCCACTTGCCGGGTTGTACAACCCCCTGCCCAACAGTCTGGGGCCGGGTCTGTCGGGGCTTCCTGCCCAGGTGGCCCCGATTGGGCGCTTCCTCTTCAATGACTTCCGGCGGACAGGGCCAAACCTGCTCTACACCGCCGCCACGCTGAACATTCCGGTGGCTCAGGCCCAGCAGCTACTCGCGGCGCTGACCAACCGCTTCAACCTGCCCCGCCTGCAGGGTGCACCCTTCGTACCGTTTGGCAGTGCCAAGAACTATGAGTCATCAGGCAGCTCGATTTACCACGCCCTGACGCTCAGCGTGAACAAGCGCTTCTCCAACAACTTCCAGTTCCTGGCGTCCTACACCTGGTCGCACGCCATTGACGATTCGACCGACGTGCAGACGCTGCAGGAACCGCAGGACAACAGCAACCCCCGGCTTGACCGGTCCAACTCCAACTTTGACCAGCGCCACCGCTTCATTTTCAGCGCCGTCGTGACCAGCCCCTTCAAGCGCAACGAGGGAGCGGGGCGCTACCTGCTGGCCGACTGGACGTTTGCGCCGATTGTCGAAGCCGGCGCCGGACGCCCCTACACGCTGCTCATCGGGGTGGATCAAACCCAGGTCAACAGCTCCTCCACGGCGCGCCCGAATTTCGTCACCTCCTGCCCACCCGGGACGGCCGGTCTCACCTGTTTCCCATCCCCGCGCGGCAACGGCTTTCTCACGCTGCCGCCTGACAGTCGCCTGCCCCAGAACTTCGGGCTGCCGGTTTCAGCGTTCCTGGGCAATGTCGGACGCAATGCCTTCACGGGGCCGAACTTCATCTCGGTGGACTTCCGGCTGGCGCGCAAGTTCTACTTCTCACGCGATGCTGACGCGACGGCACGGAATCTGGAGTTCATCTTCGAGATGTTCAATGCCTTGAACCGCGTCAACATCACGGAAATCAATCCGAACTACCAGTTGAGCGGCGCGCCAACGCTGGCGGCTCCACCCCGGCAGATTCAGTTTGCCCTGAAGTTCAACTTCTAG